One Azoarcus sp. DN11 DNA segment encodes these proteins:
- a CDS encoding DUF485 domain-containing protein: protein MQNDMVTKIVANPKYQRLVSTRSSYGWVLTAIMMVVYYGYIAIIAFDKGLFAQKLGAGVMTVGIPVGFGVIVFTVIITGLYVRRANSEFDALTQEIVKESSK from the coding sequence ATGCAAAACGATATGGTGACAAAAATCGTCGCCAACCCGAAGTACCAGCGACTGGTGAGCACCCGCTCGTCGTACGGCTGGGTGCTGACGGCGATCATGATGGTCGTCTATTACGGCTACATCGCGATCATCGCGTTCGACAAGGGGCTGTTCGCCCAGAAGCTCGGTGCCGGCGTCATGACCGTCGGCATTCCCGTCGGTTTCGGCGTGATCGTGTTCACGGTCATCATCACCGGCTTGTACGTGCGTCGCGCGAACTCCGAGTTCGACGCGCTGACCCAGGAAATCGTCAAGGAGAGCAGCAAATGA
- the groL gene encoding chaperonin GroEL (60 kDa chaperone family; promotes refolding of misfolded polypeptides especially under stressful conditions; forms two stacked rings of heptamers to form a barrel-shaped 14mer; ends can be capped by GroES; misfolded proteins enter the barrel where they are refolded when GroES binds) yields the protein MAAKEVKFGDSARARMVEGVNILADAVKVTLGPKGRNVVLERSFGAPTVTKDGVSVAKEIELKDKFANMGAQMVKEVASKTSDIAGDGTTTATVLAQSIVREGMKYVAAGMNPMDLKRGIDKAVVATIEELKKLSKPCSTNKEIAQVGSISANSDADIGDIIARAMDKVGKEGVITVEDGKSLNNELDVVEGMQFDRGYLSPYFINNPDKQVAILENPFVLLFDKKISNIRDLLPVLEQVAKAGRPLLIIAEDVEGEALATLVVNNIRGILKTCAVKAPGFGDRRKAMLEDIAILTGGQVIAEEVGLTLEKATLADLGQAKRIEIGKENTILIDGAGEAERIEGRVKQIRVQIEEATSDYDREKLQERVAKLAGGVAVIKVGAATEVEMKEKKARVEDALHATRAAVEEGIVPGGGVALLRARANLGSLKGDNHDQDAGIKIVLRAMEQPLREIVANAGDEPSVVVNKVNEGSGNFGYNAATGEYGDMVEMGVLDPTKVERTALQNAASVAGLMLTTDCMVGELVEDKPAMGGGMGGMGGMGGMGGMGGMDMGM from the coding sequence ATGGCAGCTAAAGAAGTCAAGTTCGGTGATTCCGCCCGTGCCCGCATGGTCGAAGGCGTCAACATCCTGGCCGACGCGGTCAAGGTGACCCTGGGCCCGAAGGGCCGCAACGTCGTGCTCGAGCGCTCGTTCGGCGCCCCGACGGTGACCAAGGACGGCGTCTCGGTCGCCAAGGAAATCGAACTGAAGGACAAGTTCGCCAACATGGGCGCACAGATGGTCAAGGAAGTCGCTTCCAAGACCTCCGACATCGCCGGTGACGGCACCACCACCGCCACCGTGCTGGCCCAGTCGATCGTGCGCGAAGGCATGAAGTACGTCGCCGCCGGCATGAACCCGATGGACCTGAAGCGCGGCATCGACAAGGCCGTCGTCGCCACCATCGAAGAGCTGAAGAAGCTGTCGAAGCCCTGCTCGACCAACAAGGAAATCGCCCAGGTCGGCTCGATCTCGGCGAACTCCGACGCCGACATCGGCGACATCATCGCCCGTGCGATGGACAAGGTCGGCAAGGAAGGCGTCATCACCGTCGAGGACGGCAAGTCGCTGAACAACGAACTCGACGTCGTCGAGGGCATGCAGTTCGACCGCGGCTACCTGTCGCCGTACTTCATCAACAACCCGGACAAGCAGGTCGCGATCCTCGAGAACCCGTTCGTCCTGCTGTTCGACAAGAAGATCTCGAACATCCGTGACCTCCTGCCGGTGCTCGAGCAGGTCGCCAAGGCCGGCCGTCCGCTGCTGATCATCGCCGAAGACGTCGAAGGCGAAGCGCTGGCGACCCTGGTCGTCAACAACATCCGCGGCATCCTCAAGACCTGCGCCGTCAAGGCCCCGGGCTTCGGAGACCGCCGCAAGGCCATGCTCGAAGACATCGCCATCCTCACGGGCGGCCAGGTCATCGCCGAAGAAGTCGGCCTGACCCTCGAGAAGGCCACCCTGGCCGACCTCGGCCAGGCCAAGCGCATCGAGATCGGCAAGGAAAACACCATCCTCATCGACGGCGCCGGCGAAGCCGAGCGCATCGAAGGCCGTGTCAAGCAGATCCGCGTGCAGATCGAGGAAGCCACCTCCGACTATGACCGCGAGAAGCTGCAGGAGCGCGTCGCCAAGCTCGCCGGCGGCGTTGCGGTGATCAAGGTCGGTGCCGCCACCGAAGTCGAGATGAAGGAAAAGAAGGCCCGCGTCGAAGACGCGCTGCACGCCACCCGCGCTGCCGTTGAAGAAGGCATCGTCCCCGGCGGCGGCGTCGCGCTGCTGCGTGCCCGTGCCAATCTGGGCAGCCTCAAGGGCGACAACCACGACCAGGACGCCGGCATCAAGATCGTGCTGCGCGCGATGGAGCAGCCCCTGCGCGAGATCGTCGCCAACGCCGGCGACGAGCCCTCGGTGGTGGTCAACAAGGTCAACGAAGGTTCGGGCAACTTCGGCTACAACGCCGCCACTGGCGAGTACGGCGACATGGTCGAGATGGGCGTGCTGGACCCGACCAAGGTTGAGCGTACCGCGTTGCAGAACGCCGCTTCGGTCGCCGGCCTGATGCTCACCACCGACTGCATGGTCGGCGAGCTGGTCGAAGACAAGCCCGCGATGGGCGGCGGCATGGGTGGCATGGGTGGCATGGGCGGCATGGGTGGCATGGGCGGCATGGATATGGGCATGTGA
- a CDS encoding tyrosine-type recombinase/integrase: MGRRRTRDLNLPPRMHRKGETFYYVTSTVPRQWIKLGKDLNQARLRWAELEGEAANPDDKTFAIIARRYEREVIPTKAIRTQRDNQAELAKLVAVFGSVSIDSIRPQDVRTYLDLRGQQAKTRANREKALLSHVFNKAREWGYTDAPNPCAGVKGHKETGRDRYVEDDEFAAVRAKGHYTLQDAMDLALLTGQRPADVLKLTRADIRDGSLHVKQNKTGKKLAIEIVGELAAVIERITSRPAKVKGAWLVQDENGQPLTYWMLRNRFDEARKAAGATFQFRDIRAKAATDTGDLGHAQKLLGHTKRDMTEHYTRARKGERVKPLR; encoded by the coding sequence ATGGGCCGTCGTCGTACTCGAGACCTGAACCTGCCGCCTCGGATGCACCGGAAGGGGGAAACGTTCTACTACGTCACCTCCACGGTGCCGCGGCAGTGGATCAAGCTGGGGAAGGATTTGAACCAGGCGCGGCTGCGCTGGGCCGAGTTGGAAGGCGAAGCGGCGAATCCCGATGACAAGACCTTCGCAATCATCGCCCGGCGATATGAACGCGAGGTCATTCCCACGAAGGCAATCCGGACCCAGCGGGACAACCAGGCCGAACTCGCAAAGCTGGTCGCCGTGTTCGGATCGGTGTCGATCGACAGCATTCGACCGCAGGACGTGCGCACTTACCTCGATCTTCGCGGCCAGCAGGCGAAGACGCGCGCCAACCGGGAAAAGGCCCTGCTGTCGCACGTCTTCAACAAGGCGCGGGAATGGGGCTACACGGATGCCCCGAACCCCTGCGCCGGCGTGAAAGGTCACAAGGAAACCGGCCGCGACCGATATGTCGAGGACGATGAGTTCGCCGCGGTTCGGGCGAAAGGTCACTACACGCTGCAAGACGCGATGGACCTGGCACTGCTCACCGGGCAGCGCCCCGCGGATGTGCTCAAGCTGACCCGCGCCGACATCCGGGATGGCAGTCTGCACGTGAAGCAGAACAAGACCGGGAAGAAGCTTGCGATCGAGATCGTTGGCGAGTTGGCGGCGGTCATCGAACGCATTACGAGTCGCCCGGCAAAGGTGAAAGGCGCTTGGCTCGTTCAAGACGAAAACGGCCAGCCCCTGACCTACTGGATGCTGCGGAACCGATTCGACGAAGCCAGGAAAGCAGCCGGCGCGACCTTCCAATTCCGGGACATTCGGGCTAAGGCTGCGACCGACACGGGCGACCTCGGTCACGCTCAGAAGCTTCTCGGCCACACCAAACGGGACATGACAGAGCACTACACGCGTGCACGAAAGGGCGAGCGCGTGAAGCCGCTGCGGTGA
- a CDS encoding DUF4224 domain-containing protein yields the protein MEPMFLSKDEVIELTGYKVPALQCRWLKDRGWVFEQNRNNRPVIGRSYAKSRLGGGDAAAPVQGGGRPNFAALRGR from the coding sequence ATGGAACCGATGTTCCTTTCCAAGGACGAGGTAATCGAGCTGACCGGCTACAAGGTGCCAGCCCTGCAATGCCGTTGGCTGAAGGATCGCGGCTGGGTGTTCGAGCAGAACCGAAACAACCGCCCGGTCATTGGCCGCAGCTATGCGAAAAGCCGCCTCGGGGGCGGCGACGCGGCGGCGCCCGTCCAGGGCGGCGGGCGTCCGAACTTTGCCGCGCTGCGAGGGCGCTGA
- a CDS encoding cation acetate symporter, giving the protein MSSRYLKIGGGLLLALASGSALAAGADLGQAEKQPTNWTAITMFAAFVLFTLYITKWAAAKTKSAADFYTAGGGITGFQNGLAIAGDYMSAASFLGISAAVMANGYDGLIYSIGFLVGWPVITFLMAEKLRNLGKFTFADVAAYRFKQTPIRTFAASGTLVVVAFYLIAQMVGAGQLIKLLFGLEYWIAVVIVGALMMVYVLFGGMTATTWVQIIKACLLLAGASFMAFMVMWKYGFSPEQLFAASVKVKEGVALAGGKTAEEAGIIGQAIMGPGSFIKDPISAISFGMALMFGTAGLPHILMRFFTVPDAKEARKSVFWATTWIGYFYILTFIIGFGAIVLVSTNPQFLDAKGALLGGGNMAAIHLANAVGGNVFLGFISAVAFATILAVVAGLTLSGASAVSHDLYATVFKKGNADSASELRVSRMTTIALGIIAVILGIAFEKQNIAFMVSLAFAIAASANFPVLFMSVLWKDCTTRGAMIGGFLGLITAVVLTIVSPSVWEATLGNPKGSALFPYTSPALFSMAAGFIGIWLFSILDNSARAAEDRAGYLAQKVRSETGIGAEAASGH; this is encoded by the coding sequence ATGAGCAGCCGCTACCTGAAAATCGGCGGCGGGCTGCTGCTCGCGCTCGCATCGGGCTCCGCCCTCGCGGCGGGTGCCGATCTCGGCCAGGCCGAGAAGCAGCCGACCAACTGGACCGCGATCACGATGTTCGCGGCCTTTGTCCTGTTCACGCTGTACATCACCAAGTGGGCCGCGGCCAAGACCAAGTCGGCGGCGGACTTCTACACTGCCGGCGGCGGTATCACCGGCTTCCAGAACGGCCTCGCGATTGCGGGCGACTACATGTCGGCCGCGTCCTTCCTGGGGATCTCCGCGGCGGTGATGGCCAACGGCTACGACGGCCTGATCTACTCGATCGGCTTCCTCGTCGGCTGGCCGGTGATCACCTTCCTGATGGCTGAAAAGCTGCGCAACCTCGGCAAGTTCACCTTCGCCGACGTCGCTGCCTACCGCTTCAAGCAGACCCCGATCCGCACCTTCGCGGCGTCCGGTACGCTGGTCGTCGTCGCGTTCTACCTGATCGCGCAGATGGTCGGTGCCGGCCAGCTGATCAAGCTGCTGTTCGGCCTCGAGTACTGGATCGCGGTCGTCATCGTCGGCGCGCTGATGATGGTGTACGTGCTGTTCGGCGGCATGACCGCGACCACCTGGGTGCAGATCATCAAGGCCTGCCTGCTGCTCGCCGGCGCGTCCTTCATGGCCTTCATGGTGATGTGGAAGTACGGCTTCTCGCCCGAGCAGCTGTTCGCAGCGTCGGTCAAGGTCAAGGAAGGCGTGGCGCTGGCTGGCGGCAAGACCGCGGAAGAGGCCGGCATCATCGGCCAGGCGATCATGGGGCCGGGGTCCTTCATCAAGGACCCGATCTCGGCGATCTCCTTCGGCATGGCGCTGATGTTCGGTACTGCCGGCCTGCCGCACATCCTGATGCGCTTCTTCACCGTGCCGGATGCCAAGGAAGCGCGCAAGTCGGTGTTCTGGGCGACCACCTGGATCGGCTACTTCTACATCCTGACCTTCATCATCGGCTTCGGCGCGATCGTGCTGGTGTCGACCAACCCGCAGTTCCTCGACGCCAAGGGCGCCCTGCTGGGCGGCGGCAACATGGCGGCCATCCACCTCGCCAACGCGGTCGGCGGCAACGTGTTCCTCGGCTTCATCTCCGCAGTCGCGTTCGCGACCATCCTCGCGGTGGTGGCTGGCCTGACGCTGTCGGGCGCGTCGGCGGTGTCGCACGACCTGTATGCGACCGTGTTCAAGAAGGGCAATGCCGACTCGGCCTCGGAACTGCGCGTCTCGCGCATGACCACGATCGCCCTGGGCATCATCGCGGTCATCCTCGGCATCGCGTTCGAGAAGCAGAACATCGCGTTCATGGTCTCCCTGGCCTTCGCGATCGCCGCTTCGGCCAACTTCCCGGTGCTGTTCATGTCGGTGCTGTGGAAGGACTGCACGACGCGCGGCGCGATGATCGGCGGCTTCCTCGGCCTGATCACCGCGGTGGTGCTGACGATCGTGTCGCCGTCGGTGTGGGAAGCTACGCTCGGCAACCCGAAGGGATCGGCGCTGTTCCCCTACACCTCGCCGGCGCTCTTCTCGATGGCAGCGGGCTTCATCGGCATCTGGCTGTTCTCGATCCTCGACAACAGCGCCCGTGCCGCGGAAGACCGTGCAGGTTACCTCGCGCAGAAGGTGCGTTCGGAAACCGGTATCGGCGCGGAAGCCGCTTCCGGCCACTAA
- a CDS encoding response regulator transcription factor, with protein sequence MRILLAEDDTVIADGLCRALRRGGFAVDHVASGIEADTALASQPYDLVILDLGLPRLPGIEVLKRLRARKSTLPVLILTAQDGVEDRVRGLDAGADDYLSKPFALPELEARVRALTRRGTGQPRCIEVGSLLYDQADRVVKINGQVVEFSAREIGLLEVFILRVGRLVSKDQLVDHLCGWGEEVSSNAIEVYVHRLRKKLEDSGVRIVTVRGLGYCLETVDAGQAAKA encoded by the coding sequence ATGCGGATCCTGCTTGCGGAAGATGATACCGTCATTGCCGACGGTCTGTGCCGTGCGCTCAGGCGTGGCGGTTTTGCGGTCGATCACGTGGCTTCGGGCATCGAGGCCGATACCGCGTTGGCATCGCAACCCTACGATCTCGTGATCCTCGACCTGGGCCTGCCGCGGCTCCCTGGCATCGAAGTCCTCAAGCGCCTGAGGGCGCGCAAGTCGACGCTTCCGGTCCTGATCCTGACGGCCCAGGACGGCGTCGAGGATCGCGTGCGCGGCCTGGATGCGGGTGCCGACGACTACCTTTCCAAGCCCTTCGCGCTGCCGGAGCTCGAAGCGCGCGTGCGTGCGCTCACGCGCCGCGGCACGGGACAGCCGCGCTGCATCGAGGTCGGCAGCCTCTTGTACGACCAGGCCGATCGCGTCGTCAAGATCAACGGCCAGGTGGTCGAGTTCTCCGCGCGCGAGATCGGCCTGCTGGAAGTGTTCATCCTGCGCGTCGGGCGTCTCGTCAGCAAGGACCAGCTCGTCGATCACCTGTGCGGCTGGGGCGAGGAAGTCTCCAGCAACGCCATCGAGGTCTATGTCCACCGCCTGCGCAAGAAGCTCGAAGACAGCGGCGTGCGCATCGTGACGGTGCGCGGCCTGGGGTACTGCCTGGAAACGGTGGATGCTGGCCAGGCGGCGAAAGCCTGA
- a CDS encoding sensor histidine kinase translates to MLARRRKPDKSAGGGRASTQPNSLFGEILDWMLAPLLFLWPISIIATHNVADNIANQPYDRALADSVRALARLVSVEESRVAVHFPAPPRALFRADQDDVVYYQVAHESGELVTGDREIGWTPAPPTLVPEEVLYRDDVIHGEEVRIAYQFLRPWPEPASPLVLVQVAETRNKRSDLASRVVTGVLLPQFAIIPLAVVLVWVGLSRGIAPLKRLQSLIRRRRPTDLSPIAAASVPEEVRPLIVAFNDMMARLEENLHAQQRFIADAAHQMRTPLTGLRMQTELALQEADPVALRESLSRIALSTERASHLINQLLSLARAEASFEKLYTVETMDLRAHVRDVALDLFPRAQAKNIDLGVEGGSDPLPIEGNAVLLREMVKNLIDNAIKYTPPGGSVTARTRYAGAPILEVEDTGAGIPEADRERVFERFYRVLGSGEDGSGLGLPIVREIAELHRATVTLNPNPGGRGTIVQVVFPRGAVPPPVPVRGDFPLA, encoded by the coding sequence ATGCTGGCCAGGCGGCGAAAGCCTGACAAGTCCGCCGGGGGCGGGCGGGCGTCGACGCAGCCGAATTCGCTGTTCGGCGAGATCCTCGACTGGATGCTCGCGCCGCTGCTGTTCCTGTGGCCGATCTCCATCATCGCCACGCACAACGTCGCGGACAACATCGCCAACCAGCCCTACGACCGCGCGCTCGCCGACAGCGTGCGGGCGCTGGCGCGCCTGGTGTCGGTGGAGGAGAGCAGGGTCGCGGTGCACTTTCCCGCGCCGCCGCGGGCGCTGTTCCGCGCCGACCAGGACGACGTCGTCTACTACCAGGTGGCGCACGAGAGCGGCGAGCTCGTCACCGGCGACCGCGAAATCGGCTGGACGCCGGCGCCCCCAACCCTCGTCCCCGAAGAGGTGCTCTACCGCGACGACGTCATCCACGGCGAGGAGGTGCGCATTGCCTACCAGTTCCTGCGCCCCTGGCCGGAACCGGCCAGTCCGCTCGTGCTCGTGCAGGTCGCGGAAACGCGCAACAAGCGCAGCGACCTCGCGTCGCGTGTCGTCACCGGCGTGCTGCTGCCGCAGTTCGCGATCATTCCGCTCGCGGTGGTGCTGGTATGGGTGGGACTGTCGCGTGGCATCGCGCCGCTCAAGCGCCTGCAGAGCCTGATCCGCCGGCGCCGCCCGACCGACCTGTCGCCGATCGCCGCCGCGAGCGTGCCCGAGGAAGTGCGCCCGCTGATCGTCGCGTTCAACGACATGATGGCGCGCCTCGAGGAAAACCTGCACGCGCAGCAGCGCTTCATCGCCGACGCCGCGCACCAGATGCGCACGCCGCTCACGGGACTGCGCATGCAGACCGAGCTCGCACTGCAGGAAGCCGATCCCGTCGCGCTGCGCGAATCGCTGTCGCGCATCGCGCTGAGCACGGAGCGCGCGAGCCACCTGATCAACCAGTTGCTCTCGCTTGCCCGGGCCGAGGCAAGCTTCGAGAAGCTCTACACGGTCGAAACGATGGACCTGCGCGCGCACGTGCGTGACGTCGCGCTCGACCTGTTCCCGCGCGCGCAGGCGAAGAACATCGATCTCGGCGTCGAGGGCGGTTCCGACCCGCTGCCGATCGAGGGCAACGCGGTGCTGCTGCGTGAAATGGTCAAGAACCTCATCGACAACGCGATCAAATACACGCCGCCCGGGGGCAGCGTCACGGCGCGCACTCGCTATGCCGGGGCGCCGATCCTGGAAGTCGAGGACACTGGCGCCGGCATTCCCGAAGCCGACCGCGAACGCGTGTTCGAGCGCTTCTACCGCGTGCTGGGCAGCGGCGAGGATGGTTCCGGCCTGGGCTTGCCCATCGTGCGCGAGATCGCCGAGCTGCACCGCGCGACGGTGACGCTGAATCCCAACCCCGGCGGTCGCGGCACCATCGTCCAGGTCGTCTTCCCACGCGGCGCCGTTCCGCCGCCGGTGCCGGTGCGCGGGGACTTCCCCCTCGCCTGA
- a CDS encoding replication endonuclease: MNLHDIPAEALPTRAQLNALEAQACRERQQDAWEKEQLDGLPRGIRKEVLRELRARQAEDMADGNRWLLGFLGRYRAHDIPFNASEDDIGAAAERKAKRCATLLAELSAIRAPELLTTAGREWCERNGLSPAELRQALAEGSQDAMRMQVEKVCRHLGAQPPKADHLAGLIARLTDHQWWIRQLRTTASRNLEELARELGLVSARRGLYVSDPGFERFTRRQRANAAFLAGFEAINDDGEVFTLEDLSALGVASPDKRRAELMTRVRGMEEQARKRCDVALFATLTCPSRMHAIHHASGNRNPAFDGTTPSEAQAYLCKIGARIRSKLDRDGIEYYGLRVAEPHHDGTPHWHLLAFCPESAAEKLQAVFTHYAMQDSPDERGARSARCKFERIDWERGTAVGYVAKYVAKNVDGFGLNDAEHGQDAPTAAKRVRAWAATHGIRQFQQWRAAPVGLWREARRVPPEALHEAPEAIREACKAVHRRTEAGDRADFGAFCEAIGGVTTPRKFHRIKLAKEDAGRLGRYMEPQPPKPCGLYLAADPRRLVRSLRREWEIKRRARTPWTRLNNCTQPPAPDGRREAPFPSNHGHHWPDLSGRSHSDWQLPSDLTARPPFTGPHFDETHV; encoded by the coding sequence ATGAACCTCCACGACATTCCGGCCGAAGCCTTGCCTACGAGGGCGCAGCTTAATGCCCTTGAGGCACAGGCCTGCCGCGAACGGCAGCAAGACGCCTGGGAAAAGGAACAACTAGACGGCCTTCCACGGGGCATCAGAAAGGAAGTCCTTCGCGAGTTGCGAGCGCGCCAGGCGGAAGACATGGCAGACGGAAACCGGTGGCTGCTCGGCTTCCTTGGCCGGTATCGCGCGCATGACATTCCATTCAACGCATCAGAAGACGACATCGGCGCGGCTGCCGAACGAAAGGCAAAGCGCTGCGCCACGTTGCTTGCGGAACTCTCCGCAATCCGCGCGCCGGAGCTGCTGACAACGGCGGGCCGCGAGTGGTGCGAGCGCAATGGGCTATCACCGGCCGAACTGCGGCAAGCGCTTGCGGAAGGATCGCAGGACGCAATGCGCATGCAGGTCGAGAAGGTCTGTCGGCACCTCGGCGCCCAACCGCCGAAAGCGGATCACCTGGCAGGCCTGATCGCTCGCCTGACCGATCATCAATGGTGGATTCGGCAACTTCGCACGACGGCAAGCCGCAATCTCGAAGAGCTGGCGCGCGAGCTGGGCCTAGTTTCGGCACGGCGCGGGCTGTATGTCAGCGATCCAGGCTTCGAGCGCTTTACACGACGGCAGCGCGCGAATGCTGCGTTCCTCGCCGGATTCGAGGCGATCAATGACGATGGAGAGGTCTTCACCTTGGAAGATCTGTCGGCGCTTGGCGTCGCTTCTCCGGATAAGCGCCGCGCGGAATTGATGACGCGCGTTCGCGGCATGGAAGAGCAAGCCCGTAAGCGCTGCGACGTGGCCCTGTTCGCTACCCTCACTTGCCCCAGCCGCATGCATGCAATTCACCACGCCAGCGGCAACCGAAACCCCGCCTTCGACGGAACGACACCAAGCGAAGCTCAAGCCTATCTGTGCAAGATCGGTGCTCGCATCCGCTCGAAGCTCGATCGCGACGGCATCGAGTATTACGGCCTACGCGTGGCCGAACCGCACCACGACGGCACGCCGCATTGGCATCTGCTGGCCTTCTGCCCGGAGTCGGCAGCCGAAAAGCTTCAGGCGGTCTTTACTCACTACGCGATGCAGGATTCCCCGGACGAGCGCGGCGCACGAAGCGCGCGGTGCAAATTCGAACGGATCGACTGGGAGCGCGGCACGGCAGTCGGCTACGTCGCAAAGTATGTCGCCAAGAATGTTGATGGCTTCGGACTGAACGACGCCGAGCACGGCCAGGACGCCCCCACCGCGGCGAAACGCGTCCGGGCCTGGGCAGCTACGCATGGAATCCGGCAGTTCCAGCAATGGCGGGCCGCGCCGGTCGGGCTGTGGCGCGAAGCGCGCCGCGTACCTCCCGAGGCCCTGCACGAAGCGCCCGAGGCGATCCGTGAGGCGTGCAAGGCTGTGCATCGCCGCACCGAAGCGGGTGACCGTGCCGACTTCGGCGCCTTCTGCGAAGCAATCGGCGGGGTCACCACGCCGCGCAAATTCCACCGCATCAAGCTCGCCAAGGAAGACGCCGGCCGACTGGGCCGCTACATGGAGCCCCAGCCCCCGAAGCCTTGCGGCCTCTATCTCGCTGCCGACCCGCGGCGCCTGGTCCGCTCGCTGCGCCGGGAGTGGGAAATCAAGCGGCGAGCCCGGACCCCTTGGACTCGTTTGAATAACTGTACGCAGCCGCCCGCCCCTGACGGCCGCCGAGAAGCCCCTTTCCCATCAAACCACGGCCACCACTGGCCGGACTTGTCAGGGCGAAGCCATTCCGACTGGCAGCTCCCATCAGATTTGACTGCTCGTCCACCTTTTACGGGACCTCATTTCGATGAAACGCACGTCTAA
- the groES gene encoding co-chaperone GroES, protein MKIRPLHDRVIVKRLEAERKTASGIVIPDSAGEKPDQGEVLAVGNGKILDDGKVRPMAVKVGDKVLFGKYAGQTVKVEGDELLVMREEDIMGVVEA, encoded by the coding sequence ATGAAAATCCGTCCCTTGCATGATCGCGTGATCGTCAAGCGCCTCGAAGCCGAACGCAAGACCGCCAGCGGCATCGTCATCCCCGACTCGGCCGGCGAGAAGCCCGACCAGGGCGAAGTGCTGGCCGTGGGCAACGGCAAGATCCTCGACGACGGCAAGGTCCGCCCGATGGCCGTCAAGGTCGGCGACAAGGTCCTGTTCGGCAAGTACGCCGGCCAGACCGTCAAGGTCGAAGGCGACGAACTGCTCGTCATGCGCGAAGAAGACATCATGGGCGTGGTCGAGGCCTGA